The following are from one region of the Etheostoma spectabile isolate EspeVRDwgs_2016 chromosome 2, UIUC_Espe_1.0, whole genome shotgun sequence genome:
- the rhbdd2 gene encoding rhomboid domain-containing protein 2, which translates to MIRTDYLKMIFQVVKELVPVLTSGILTVILLSCVLFGIETYFDFTQGVFSIGATVFQNGHIHKLLAYPFYHKTSAQLLLNIAALVFLSGSLEKGVGTVRFLFLFLLLSTTTGLFYSFLDLLQEEGSRSQAEGLVPVVLASVALTTMHTKMTKGFLCGVSFPTMALPWVLLIITTALIPRSVLPCNIIGILVGWMKGKGWFSFLDMSEARSGTLEKMMPFRLLRSIRGVKFVPSSTEQRRKTLLPLINPTPGSYPVQAYAPLSHINSPNTVANSYEGWQNSTSALINPTPPLHPHEHGSAHTFDLNHGHCSEQSFGQSCNHNHSHGLNHLGQL; encoded by the coding sequence ATGATACGAACTGACTACTTAAAAATGATCTTTCAAGTTGTCAAAGAACTGGTTCCTGTCCTCACCAGCGGAATTCTAACCGTGATACTTTTATCGTGTGTTTTGTTTGGCATCGAAACATATTTCGACTTCACTCAGGGGGTCTTTAGTATTGGCGCCACTGTTTTTCAAAATGGACACATCCACAAGCTTTTGGCGTATCCTTTTTACCACAAAACTTCAGCTCAGCTTCTCCTGAACATTGCAGCTCTGGTGTTTCTCAGTGGAAGTTTGGAGAAAGGTGTTGGCACTGTTCGCTTCCTGTTCTTGTTCCTCCTGCTGTCGACCACCACAGGCTTGTTTTACAGCTTCCTGGATCTTCTGCAAGAGGAAGGCAGCCGGAGTCAAGCCGAGGGGTTGGTTCCTGTGGTCCTGGCATCTGTGGCTCTAACTACCATGCACACCAAAATGACTAAAGGATTCCTGTGTGGAGTCAGTTTCCCCACCATGGCTCTCCCTTGGGTGCTCCTCATAATCACCACTGCCCTCATTCCTCGCAGTGTGCTCCCCTGTAACATTATTGGCATCCTGGTCGGATGGATGAAAGGGAAAGGATGGTTTTCCTTTCTGGACATGTCTGAAGCCAGGTCTGGCACTCTGGAGAAGATGATGCCTTTTAGGTTGTTGAGGAGCATCAGGGGTGTTAAGTTTGTCCCTTCTTCCacagagcagaggaggaagacTCTTCTTCCACTAATCAATCCAACACCAGGGTCCTACCCGGTCCAGGCTTACGCTCCATTGTCTCACATTAACAGTCCCAATACGGTGGCCAATAGTTACGAAGGCTGGCAGAATTCGACCAGTGCTCTTATCAATCCCACACCACCTCTCCATCCTCATGAACATGGCTCTGCACATACATTTGATCTAAATCATGGACACTGTTCAGAGCAGAGTTTTGGCCAAAGTTGCAACCACAACCATAGTCATGGTCTTAATCATCTTGGTCAATTATAG
- the slc34a2a gene encoding solute carrier family 34 member 2a: MDTLHLPQPMAAQNNGKEDHTDSHEKKSKEGKASPAHSTVTLIDEEQEDADPWDMPELKDTGVPWSALDTRGKVLRVLVSVGKFILLLGFLYMFICSLDILSSAFQLVGGKAAGDILQDNTILSNPLAGLVIGVLVTLLVQSSSTSSSIVVSMVSSGLLTVQLAVPIIMGTNIGTSVTNTLVAMTQAGDRSTFRRAFAGATVHDFFNWLSVLVLLPLEVATGYLYKVTKLIIDSFQIESGEAPDLLNVITDVLTESIIQLDKSVISGIATGDPEARNKSLIKTWCQTFTNTTLMNVTVPGPENCTSPLLCWVDGNYTFTLKNISETYNVQKCKHLFVSVNLPDLAVGLILLALSLLVLCSCLILIVKLLNSMLKGQVAAVIKKILNTDFPFPFCWVTGYIAILVGAGMTFIVQSSSVFTSAITPLVGIGVISIERAYPLSLGSNIGTTTTAILAAMASPGDTLADALQIALVHFLFNISGIILWYPIPFTRIPIRLAKSLGNITASYRWFAAIYIIFFFFILPLAIFSLSLAGWQVLVGVGAPLVVILIIIIVINILQKRKPGCLPAVLRSWDFLPLWAHSLAPWDKVVGVITAKCCCCCKCCQISADDGETRDKESVGNTNTEVYDNPAMSAEKEVKNEMNLELNILKMTQL, translated from the exons ATGGACACACTACACCTGCCACAG ccAATGGCTGCTCAAAACAATGGCAAGGAAGACCACACTGACAGCcatgaaaaaaagagcaaag AGGGCAAAGCGAGCCCTGCACACTCGACTGTGACTCTGATTGACGAGGAGCAGGAGGATGCAGACCCATGGGACATGCCAGAGCTGAAGGACACAGGGGTCCCATGGTCAG CTCTGGATACCAGAGGGAAAGTGTTGAGAGTGTTGGTGTCGGTGGGGAAGTTCATCCTGCTGCTGGGTTTTCTCTACATGTTCATCTGTTCTCTCGACATCCTCAGCTCCGCTTTCCAGCTTGTTGGAG GTAAAGCAGCAGGTGACATCTTACAGGACAACACAATTCTGTCCAACCCTCTGGCTGGTCTGGTCATTGGTGTTCTTGTCACTCTGCTGGTCCAGAgctcatccacctcctcctccatagTTGTTAGCATGGTGTCCTCTGGAT TGCTGACGGTCCAGCTGGCTGTTCCTATTATTATGGGCACCAACATTGGCACCTCTGTCACCAACACACTAGTCGCCATGACGCAGGCTGGTGACCGCAGCACCTTTCGCAG GGCTTTTGCAGGGGCCACTGTGCACGACTTCTTCAACTGGCTCTCTGTGCTGGTGCTGCTGCCTCTGGAGGTCGCCACTGGTTATTTGTACAAAGTCACCAAGCTCATCATTGATTCCTTTCAAATTGAGAGTGGAGAGGCCCCGGACCTGCTAAATGTGATCACTGATGTTCTTACTGAGTCAATTATacag TTGGATAAGTCTGTCATTAGTGGGATTGCCACAGGAGACCCAGAAGCCAGGAATAAGAGTCTCATCAAGACATGGTGCCAAACCTTCACCAACACA ACCTTAATGAACGTCACAGTTCCTGGTCCAGAGAACTGCACGTCTCCATTACTCTGCTGGGTCGATGGCAACTACACCTTCACACTGAAGAACATTTCTGAAACGTACAATGTCCAGAAAT GTAAGCATCTCTTTGTTAGTGTGAATCTGCCTGACCTTGCAGTGGGTCTGATCTTGCTGGCTCTTTCTCTGCTGGTGCTCTGCTCCTGCCTGATCCTGATTGTCAAGCTGCTCAACTCCATGCTGAAGGGACAAGTGGCTGCAGTCATCAAGAAGATCCTTAACACCG atttCCCTTTTCCATTTTGTTGGGTCACAGGTTACATTGCCATTTTAGTTGGAGCTGGAATGACCTTCATTGTGCAAAGCAGTTCGGTTTTCACTTCTGCTATTACTCCACTTGTTG GTATTGGTGTCATCAGCATAGAAAGAGCATACCCATTGTCTCTGGGTTCAAATATTGGCACAACCACCACAGCCATCCTGGCAGCTATGGCGAGTCCTGGAGACACACTTGCTGATGCTCTACAG ATTGCCCTTGTGCACTTCCTGTTCAACATCTCTGGCATTATTCTGTGGTATCCAATCCCCTTCACCCGCATCCCTATACGGCTGGCAAAAAGCCTGGGGAACATCACCGCCTCCTACCGCTGGTTTGCTGCCATCTAcatcatctttttcttcttcattttaccGCTCGCCATTTTCAGCCTATCATTGGCTGGCTGGCAGGTACTGGTAGGCGTGGGTGCACCTCTCGTTGTCATATTGATCATCATCATAGTGATCAACATACTGCAGAAACGAAAACCCGGGTGTCTGCCTGCAGTACTGCGATCCTGGGACTTCCTCCCTCTGTGGGCCCACTCCCTGGCTCCATGGGACAAAGTGGTTGGTGTGATTACTGCCAaatgctgttgctgctgcaaaTGCTGCCAAATTTCTGCTGATGATGGAGAAACCAGAGATAAAGAATCAGTGGGAAATACCAACACAGAGGTTTATGATAACCCTGCAATGAGTGCAGAGAAGGAGGTGAAAAATGAGATGAATTTAGAGCTAAATATTCTGAAGATGACCCAGCTTTGA
- the chic2 gene encoding cysteine-rich hydrophobic domain-containing protein 2, protein MMEDFDEIYEEEEEEEEEDEDRAAEEQLLKYAPDPVVVRGSGHVTVFGLSNKFESEFPSALTGKVAPEEFKASINRVNSCLRKTLPVNVRWLLCGCLCCCCTLGFSLWPVICLSKRTRRSIEKLLEWENSRLYHKLCLHWILSKRKCETNNMMEYVILIEFLPKIPIFRPD, encoded by the exons ATGATGGAGGACTTTGATGAGATCTacgaagaggaggaggaagaggaagaggaggacgaggacAGGGCCGCGGAGGAGCAGCTCCTCAAGTACGCTCCGGACCCGGTGGTGGTGCGAGGGTCCGGCCACGTCACCGT CTTTGGGCTTAGTAACAAATTTGAGTCAGAATTTCCTTCAGCACTTACAGGAAAG GTGGCACCAGAGGAATTCAAAGCCAGTATCAACCGAGTAAACAGCTGCCTGAGGAAGACGCTGCCAGTGAACGTGCGGTGGCTCCTGTGTGGCTGCCTCTGCTGCTGTTGCACATTGGGCTTCAGTTTGTGGCCTGTCATCTGTCTCAGCAAGAGG ACAAGAAGATCTATAGAGAAACTTCTGGAGTGGGAGAACAGCAGACTTTACCACA AGTTGTGTTTGCATTGGATACTAAGCAAAAGGAAGTGTGAAACCAACAACATGATGGAATAT
- the LOC116701492 gene encoding OCIA domain-containing protein 1, which translates to MTSTTTGFTEERQQRGAQAPVGMEYIPTEEEKRVFRECNQESFWYRSVPFSVVSVAITQALVAKGILSASPRFGSLPKVAFAGFCGYLAGKMSYMKTCQEKFKRLENSPLGEALRQRTGLPPKFSKAPQSELSDPDSPTFDTMFQAAEAPGQTPTNTREQGFGYNSESPVPMGKADDFSVPVDDEEPRRKAILYEDLRLKNRENYEVTLTQKAETLLKTSPENEPGRPKKDVKKNIYGDAWEE; encoded by the exons ATGACGTCCACCACTACAGGTTTTACAGAGGAGCGGCAGCAGAGAGGAGCACAG GCTCCAGTGGGCATGGAGTACATCCccacagaagaggagaagagggtATTTAGAGAGTGCAATCAGGAGAGTTTTTGGTACAGGT CGGTGCCCTTCTCTGTGGTCAGTGTGGCTATCACTCAAGCCCTAGTTGCCAAAG GGATTCTGTCAGCATCTCCAAGATTTGGATCTCTACCCAAAGTGGCCT TTGCTGGCTTTTGTGGCTACCTGGCAGGAAAAATGTCGTACATGAAAACATGCCAGGAGAAGTTCAAGAGGTTGGAGAACTCCCCTCTGGGAGAGGCCCTCAGACAGCGGACAGGATTGCCTCCAAAATT TTCCAAGGCTCCCCAGTCAGAGCTGAGTGACCCAGACTCCCCGACATTTGACACCATGTTCCAGGCAGCAGAAGCCCCCGGCCAGACGCCCACCAACACCAGAGAACAAGGATTTGGCTACAATTCAGAGTCACCCGTGCCAATGGGCAAAGCAGATGACTTCAGCGTTCCAG TGGATGATGAAGAGCCCAGGAGGAAGGCCATCCTCTATGAGGACTTGAGGCTCAAGAACAGAGAGAACTACGAAGTTACACTCACTCAGAAGGCCGAGACACTGCTCAAAACATCACCTGAGAATGAGCCAGGCAGACCCAAGAAAGACG TGAAGAAGAACATCTATGGAGATGCCTGGGAGGAGTGA
- the bglapl gene encoding bone gamma-carboxyglutamate (gla) protein, like, with protein MKTLTLLFICTLLSVCWSMGAVEPEVVVDVAADTAAEAAPADPAAAPDSSASDSSSSSESDSSSASDSNSSSDSSASDSDSNSSSSSSESTESSSSESSSSESSASDSSASDSSSSSSSSSSSSSESASAEAAQVVMKRDLAAVLLRRRRAVAAGDLSPLQMESLREVCELNNACDEMAETEGIVKAYIAYYGPVPF; from the exons ATGAAGACTCTGACTCTCCTCTTCATCTGCACTCTTCTGTCAGTGTGCTGGTCCATGGGAG CTGTTGAACCAGAGGTTGTCGTGGACGTTGCTGCAGACACAGCTGCCGAAGCTGCACCTGCTGACCCAGCTGCTGCCCCTGATTCATCTGCTTCGgactcttcttcctcctctgaaTCGGATTCGTCCTCAGCCTCCGACTCCAACTCTTCCTCAGACTCTTCAGCGTCTGATTCTGACTCtaactcttcctcctcctcctccgagTCTACTGAATCTTCTTCCTCTGAGTCGTCTTCCTCTGAGTCCTCAGCATCCGACTCTTCTGCCTCTgattcttcctcttcttcttcatcctcctcctcatcgtCATCAGAGTCCGCCAGTGCTGAAG CAGCTCAAGTGGTCATGAAGAGAGACCTGGCTGCTGTTCTCCTGAGGAGAAGAAGAGCTGTCGCTGCAGGAGACCTCAGCCCTCTGCAGATGGAAAG CCTGAGAGAAGTGTGTGAGCTGAACAATGCCTGTGATGAGATGGCTGAAACGGAAGGCATTGTTAAAGCATACATCGCCTACTACGGACCCGTCCCCTTCTAG